A part of Anabas testudineus chromosome 7, fAnaTes1.2, whole genome shotgun sequence genomic DNA contains:
- the LOC113167020 gene encoding uncharacterized protein LOC113167020 isoform X2, which produces MNSASTVKMEKTMFVPLFLLICFFSPGQLQTQSDKDLIPQGKQTESLGKEPANASYQQQTSLQDIHAVLRQMSALLGEQRAEIRHLQRENEAQAAKLRELELQNTELDKVKQQVQAQTGELIAIKAKANVTENQVEVLKRERTVKQVAFSASLLASGSGTVGPFNTHTPLVFRNVVTNIGNAYNPHTGFFIAPVRGAYHFEFYIGAHGHASHPSGAVLVKNGQATFIAYEHQPSHYGSSANGITLLLEVGDVVFLRLWVNSMMSDSENHHSTFSGHLLFIM; this is translated from the exons ATGAATTCAGCTTCCACTGTAAAAATGGAGAAGACAATGTTTGTTCCATTGTTTCTGCTGATCTGCTTTTTCTCCCCAGGCCAGCTTCAAACACAATCTGACAAAGACTTGATCCCACAAGGAAAACAGACCGAATCCCTTGGAAAGGAACCAGCAAATGCCTCGTACCAACAACAGACCTCTTTACAAGACATCCACGCTGTGCTGAGACAGATGAGCGCCTTATTGGGTGAACAGAGGGCCGAGATAAGACACTtgcagagagagaatgaag CACAGGCAGCTAAACTGAGAGAACTGGAGTTGCAGAACACTGAATTGGACAAAGTGAAGCAACAGGTCCAAG CTCAGACTGGAGAACTGATCGCCATCAAAGCAAAGGCTAATGTCACAGAAAACCAAGTGGAGGTtctgaagagagaaagaacag TTAAACAGGTGGCCTTCTCAGCCTCTCTGCTTGCTTCAGGCTCAGGAACTGTTGGaccattcaacacacacactcctctggTCTTCAGAAATGTCGTCACGAACATTGGAAATGCCTACAACCCACACACAG GCTTTTTCATCGCACCAGTGAGAGGAGCCTACCACTTTGAATTCTACATTGGTGCCCATGGACATGCTTCACACCCTTCAGGTGCTGTGTTGGTCAAGAATGGACAGGCCACGTTCATTGCATATGAGCATCAGCCGTCCCATTATGGGAGCTCCGCTAATGGCATCACTCTGCTATTAGAGGTTggagatgttgtgtttttgcgCCTATGGGTCAACTCAATGATGTCTGACAGTGAAAATCATCATAGCACCTTCAGTGGTCATCTACTTTTCATCATGTGA
- the LOC113167020 gene encoding uncharacterized protein LOC113167020 isoform X1, which produces MNSASTVKMEKTMFVPLFLLICFFSPGQLQTQSDKDLIPQGKQTESLGKEPANASYQQQTSLQDIHAVLRQMSALLGEQRAEIRHLQRENEAQAAKLRELELQNTELDKVKQQVQAFSSLISAQTGELIAIKAKANVTENQVEVLKRERTVKQVAFSASLLASGSGTVGPFNTHTPLVFRNVVTNIGNAYNPHTGFFIAPVRGAYHFEFYIGAHGHASHPSGAVLVKNGQATFIAYEHQPSHYGSSANGITLLLEVGDVVFLRLWVNSMMSDSENHHSTFSGHLLFIM; this is translated from the exons ATGAATTCAGCTTCCACTGTAAAAATGGAGAAGACAATGTTTGTTCCATTGTTTCTGCTGATCTGCTTTTTCTCCCCAGGCCAGCTTCAAACACAATCTGACAAAGACTTGATCCCACAAGGAAAACAGACCGAATCCCTTGGAAAGGAACCAGCAAATGCCTCGTACCAACAACAGACCTCTTTACAAGACATCCACGCTGTGCTGAGACAGATGAGCGCCTTATTGGGTGAACAGAGGGCCGAGATAAGACACTtgcagagagagaatgaag CACAGGCAGCTAAACTGAGAGAACTGGAGTTGCAGAACACTGAATTGGACAAAGTGAAGCAACAGGTCCAAG ctTTTTCAAGTTTAATTTCAGCTCAGACTGGAGAACTGATCGCCATCAAAGCAAAGGCTAATGTCACAGAAAACCAAGTGGAGGTtctgaagagagaaagaacag TTAAACAGGTGGCCTTCTCAGCCTCTCTGCTTGCTTCAGGCTCAGGAACTGTTGGaccattcaacacacacactcctctggTCTTCAGAAATGTCGTCACGAACATTGGAAATGCCTACAACCCACACACAG GCTTTTTCATCGCACCAGTGAGAGGAGCCTACCACTTTGAATTCTACATTGGTGCCCATGGACATGCTTCACACCCTTCAGGTGCTGTGTTGGTCAAGAATGGACAGGCCACGTTCATTGCATATGAGCATCAGCCGTCCCATTATGGGAGCTCCGCTAATGGCATCACTCTGCTATTAGAGGTTggagatgttgtgtttttgcgCCTATGGGTCAACTCAATGATGTCTGACAGTGAAAATCATCATAGCACCTTCAGTGGTCATCTACTTTTCATCATGTGA
- the LOC113167020 gene encoding complement C1q-like protein 2 isoform X3 — protein MKAAKLRELELQNTELDKVKQQVQAFSSLISAQTGELIAIKAKANVTENQVEVLKRERTVKQVAFSASLLASGSGTVGPFNTHTPLVFRNVVTNIGNAYNPHTGFFIAPVRGAYHFEFYIGAHGHASHPSGAVLVKNGQATFIAYEHQPSHYGSSANGITLLLEVGDVVFLRLWVNSMMSDSENHHSTFSGHLLFIM, from the exons atgaag GCAGCTAAACTGAGAGAACTGGAGTTGCAGAACACTGAATTGGACAAAGTGAAGCAACAGGTCCAAG ctTTTTCAAGTTTAATTTCAGCTCAGACTGGAGAACTGATCGCCATCAAAGCAAAGGCTAATGTCACAGAAAACCAAGTGGAGGTtctgaagagagaaagaacag TTAAACAGGTGGCCTTCTCAGCCTCTCTGCTTGCTTCAGGCTCAGGAACTGTTGGaccattcaacacacacactcctctggTCTTCAGAAATGTCGTCACGAACATTGGAAATGCCTACAACCCACACACAG GCTTTTTCATCGCACCAGTGAGAGGAGCCTACCACTTTGAATTCTACATTGGTGCCCATGGACATGCTTCACACCCTTCAGGTGCTGTGTTGGTCAAGAATGGACAGGCCACGTTCATTGCATATGAGCATCAGCCGTCCCATTATGGGAGCTCCGCTAATGGCATCACTCTGCTATTAGAGGTTggagatgttgtgtttttgcgCCTATGGGTCAACTCAATGATGTCTGACAGTGAAAATCATCATAGCACCTTCAGTGGTCATCTACTTTTCATCATGTGA